In a single window of the Verrucomicrobiia bacterium genome:
- a CDS encoding PQQ-binding-like beta-propeller repeat protein, with amino-acid sequence MRHVPRIGLAAALVVALALAAVGVWFIQAKLRAPPQKPLLLLVADPLARELACACVPGFGQRDYRRLARHLEDALRCQVAIEFADDVADSLGRLPAGPDLVVIGERSVTASAAANAGRSLQPLAELTGLDGTATVSAVVTARRDDPAASLAELAGRTILVGLSGADAAQSAFAEGLVEAGLNPTPQLVQRGYDAKVGLDVLDSAATPPPVAVMPEYVLRLLEGCGSITPGSLKVIGRTAPQPFVTVFTDPTMLPERVTNLREALLGLDDTLRQALESRDGFRTAAPAASAAPDWPDWRGPGRDGRVPKLPSRLPDAVTLVWKRAAMPDGLAGLSAAEGRVILAERDLADESDVYRCLDADTGETVWRAEFAAPGRLDYGQSPRATPVLHGGRAYLLGAFGELRCVDLADGRLRWRRNLIGEFHGTLPPWGTCSTPLIVDGLVIVNPGAPTAGVAALDADTGQTRWTSPGTQAAYASFIVVDAGGGRQLVGLDAQSAGGWDPRTGKRLWERRPARSGDFNVPTPVHAGGALIFSAESNGTRLYRFGPDGIPAAQPDAVFANLAPDTMTPVATAGRLFGVHDGLHCLDLARGLAPVWHWDDPALGDYATLLADDERVLLITAAGELVLFDARADQPVVLSRLLVLPDEADVYCHPALAGSRLYLRGASLVLCVDLSPQSDRTHSLP; translated from the coding sequence ATGCGCCACGTCCCCCGAATCGGTCTGGCGGCCGCCCTGGTGGTCGCGCTGGCACTGGCCGCGGTGGGCGTGTGGTTCATCCAGGCCAAACTCCGCGCGCCACCTCAGAAACCCCTGCTCCTGCTGGTGGCCGACCCCCTCGCCCGCGAACTGGCCTGCGCCTGCGTCCCCGGCTTCGGTCAACGGGACTACCGCCGCCTGGCCCGCCACCTCGAAGACGCCCTCAGGTGCCAGGTGGCGATCGAGTTCGCGGATGACGTGGCGGACTCCCTGGGGCGTCTGCCCGCCGGGCCGGACCTCGTCGTCATCGGTGAACGCTCCGTCACCGCCAGCGCGGCAGCCAATGCCGGCCGTTCCCTGCAACCGCTGGCGGAACTCACCGGCCTGGACGGCACCGCGACCGTTTCGGCGGTGGTGACGGCCCGACGGGACGACCCGGCCGCCAGCCTGGCTGAATTGGCTGGCCGCACGATCCTGGTCGGATTGTCAGGCGCCGACGCCGCCCAATCGGCATTCGCCGAAGGGCTCGTGGAGGCGGGGTTGAACCCGACCCCTCAGCTCGTCCAGCGCGGATACGATGCGAAGGTCGGACTGGACGTGCTGGACAGTGCCGCAACGCCGCCCCCGGTGGCAGTGATGCCGGAGTATGTGCTGCGGCTGCTCGAAGGCTGCGGCAGCATCACTCCAGGGAGCCTGAAAGTGATCGGTCGCACGGCGCCGCAACCCTTCGTCACGGTGTTCACCGACCCGACGATGCTGCCGGAGCGGGTGACGAACCTGCGGGAGGCGCTGCTCGGCCTCGATGACACGCTTCGCCAGGCGCTGGAATCCCGCGACGGCTTCCGCACGGCCGCCCCGGCGGCATCCGCCGCACCGGATTGGCCGGACTGGCGTGGTCCCGGCCGCGATGGTCGGGTGCCGAAACTGCCCTCCCGCCTGCCGGACGCGGTGACGCTCGTATGGAAACGGGCAGCCATGCCTGACGGTCTGGCGGGTCTCAGTGCGGCGGAAGGGCGTGTGATCCTGGCCGAACGCGACCTGGCCGACGAAAGCGACGTGTATCGCTGCCTGGACGCCGACACCGGGGAAACCGTCTGGCGCGCAGAATTTGCGGCGCCCGGCCGCCTGGATTACGGGCAGTCGCCACGAGCCACCCCGGTCCTCCATGGCGGGCGGGCCTATCTGCTCGGCGCCTTCGGGGAATTGCGCTGTGTGGACCTGGCGGACGGACGGCTCCGCTGGCGGCGGAATCTGATCGGGGAATTTCATGGCACGCTCCCGCCCTGGGGCACCTGCTCCACGCCGCTGATCGTGGACGGACTGGTCATCGTGAATCCTGGCGCGCCAACCGCCGGGGTGGCGGCACTGGATGCAGACACCGGTCAGACCCGCTGGACTTCACCCGGCACCCAGGCCGCCTACGCCTCGTTCATCGTCGTGGACGCCGGAGGAGGTCGGCAGCTCGTGGGCCTGGACGCACAATCGGCGGGCGGCTGGGACCCCCGCACCGGGAAGCGCCTGTGGGAACGGCGGCCCGCCCGATCCGGCGACTTCAACGTGCCAACGCCCGTCCATGCGGGCGGCGCGCTCATCTTCTCCGCGGAAAGCAATGGCACCCGCCTGTACCGGTTCGGGCCGGACGGGATCCCCGCCGCCCAGCCCGACGCCGTCTTCGCAAACCTGGCCCCGGACACCATGACTCCGGTGGCAACGGCCGGACGCCTGTTCGGCGTCCACGACGGCCTCCACTGCCTCGATCTCGCCCGCGGGCTCGCACCGGTCTGGCACTGGGACGACCCGGCGTTGGGCGATTACGCCACGTTGCTGGCGGACGACGAACGGGTCCTGCTGATCACCGCAGCCGGGGAACTCGTGCTGTTCGATGCCCGGGCGGATCAACCCGTCGTGCTCTCAAGGTTGCTCGTGCTCCCGGACGAGGCCGATGTGTACTGCCACCCTGCGCTGGCCGGTTCGCGCCTTTACCTGCGCGGCGCCAGCCTGGTCCTGTGCGTGGATCTCTCACCGCAGTCGGACCGGACCCATTCCCTCCCATGA
- a CDS encoding protein-tyrosine-phosphatase, whose product MNAMKTVAPLLLAWLALACSPDNAVRPGAHLLPELRDYVESLAGELDQVPPERRAVLDEVASDMLARLRAGHLADLTFICTHNSRRSHLSEIWAATAAYHHGLQRVRAFSGGTEVTACNCRTVTAMRRAGFEITDATSGDNPLYLVRYAADRPPVRAYSKLYHADANPREGFIALMTCSSADLSCPAVAGSVARHAMHYADPRLCDDLPTETQAYDERCREIAREIFYLMHTVRLHLAGPGAG is encoded by the coding sequence ATGAACGCCATGAAGACCGTCGCCCCACTGCTCCTCGCCTGGCTGGCCCTGGCATGCTCGCCCGACAACGCCGTCCGCCCCGGCGCCCATCTCCTCCCGGAACTGCGGGACTACGTGGAGAGTCTCGCAGGCGAACTGGACCAGGTGCCCCCCGAACGTCGCGCAGTGCTCGATGAAGTGGCGTCCGACATGCTGGCCCGTCTTCGCGCCGGACACCTGGCCGACCTGACCTTCATCTGCACCCATAACTCGCGGCGTTCCCATCTCTCCGAAATCTGGGCGGCCACGGCGGCCTATCATCATGGCCTGCAGCGCGTGCGGGCCTTCTCCGGCGGCACCGAGGTGACGGCATGCAACTGCCGCACCGTGACCGCCATGCGCCGGGCCGGGTTCGAAATCACCGACGCCACCTCGGGCGACAACCCGCTCTACCTCGTCCGCTACGCCGCCGATCGCCCCCCCGTGCGGGCCTACTCGAAGCTCTACCACGCGGACGCCAACCCGCGGGAGGGCTTCATCGCCCTGATGACGTGCAGCTCGGCCGATCTCTCCTGCCCTGCGGTGGCCGGCTCCGTGGCGCGCCATGCCATGCACTACGCCGACCCGCGTCTCTGCGACGATCTGCCCACGGAAACCCAGGCCTACGACGAGCGCTGCCGCGAGATCGCCCGCGAAATCTTCTACCTCATGCACACCGTGCGCCTCCACCTCGCCGGACCGGGAGCCGGCTGA
- a CDS encoding PIN domain-containing protein, translating into MKGIADTGFLVAFANRRDRHHDWAAGVARQVTEPLLTCEAVLAEATFHLRDAPLVLAMVREGLVELAFDCNDHLPQLAALAEKYRDRQPDLADLCLVRLSELHPKHAVITVDRDDFRIYRRNKREVIPLISPRGA; encoded by the coding sequence ATGAAGGGCATCGCCGACACCGGTTTTCTTGTGGCGTTTGCCAACCGGCGGGACCGGCACCACGACTGGGCGGCAGGCGTTGCCCGCCAGGTGACCGAACCCCTCCTGACCTGCGAAGCTGTACTGGCGGAGGCCACATTTCATCTGCGGGACGCCCCGCTCGTGCTGGCCATGGTCCGCGAGGGTTTGGTCGAGCTGGCGTTCGACTGCAACGATCATCTGCCGCAACTGGCGGCCCTTGCGGAAAAGTACCGCGACCGCCAACCCGACCTCGCTGATCTCTGCCTGGTGCGCCTGAGCGAACTGCATCCCAAACACGCGGTGATCACCGTGGACCGCGACGACTTCCGCATCTACCGGCGCAACAAACGCGAGGTCATCCCGCTCATCTCGCCCAGGGGCGCCTGA
- a CDS encoding error-prone DNA polymerase, translating into MAGVRAVVGCGGVGPGDVGCRGRAGAGAALGVRGGRVAHRGGTGLKARVQRGRKAGYVELHARSAFSFLRAGSLPETLAERAAELELPALGMCDRLGLYGAPRLSGAARAAGVRAIHGAELTLEDGSVLPVLVEDRTGYRNLSALLTRAHLRAAKGGARVRWDELAEAGPGLVALTGDAEGPLARAWLGRVPGGPERVLDRLVQAFGRDGVFVELQRHRRRGEERWIGAAVGMAGAAGLPLLATNGVLYATPEGRRVVDVFTCLRGHTTLDLAGRTLEVNGERHLKTASEMAALFADLPGAVDASVRLAERLRFGLDDLGYAFPTFPVGPGETMEGVLREWTWQGARERYPGGVPGRVRPLLEKELALIGKLGFAGYFLIVADLIRFCRREGILVQGRGSAANSAVCFCLGITAVDPVKFEVLFERFLSEGRRGWPDIDLDLPSGERRERVIQEVYRRYGPHGAAMTATVIRYRGRSSARELGKVLGFPVDMLDRFSALFAHGDFPHSLDLEAQMERAGLARSHPRAPVFAALYRQMTRLPRHLGQHSGGMILCQGDLHRVVPLENAAMPGRVVCQWDKDDCEDLGIIKVDLLGLGMMSVLQDAVQLTRDRGSPVELAGLPKDDPATFELLRRADTVGVFQVESRAQMATLPRLKPRCFYDLVIEVAIIRPGPIQGDLAHPYLRRREGAEPVRYWDPRVRPVLERTLGVPLFQEQMLQIAMVLAHFTGDEAEELRKALSFHRSDERMRRSQSRLEEAMRRSGLAPGVAGEIARAVGSFALYGFPESHAISFAHLAYASAYLKAHRPGEFYCALLNNQPMGFYTPATLVKDAARHGLRVRPACVGTSRWECTLESDRVLRLGLLQVRGLSRIRTLEMLADRDRRPFASLADFKRRTRFSTAEHRILAEVGALNVFAPHRRAALWEAERLERPDDLFERWASAGVDAMRDEDPGPLRPMNLLERTGADYSGLGLTTGPHPMALVRARLPEVWTAAELGQARFGQRIQVAGQVICRQRPGTAKGICFVSLEDETGIANVIVSPGLFEACRLTLTTEPFLCVEGVAQPRHGTVHLRAERVKWLNLGEVAPGASHDFR; encoded by the coding sequence ATGGCGGGCGTCCGGGCGGTGGTGGGATGCGGAGGCGTGGGACCGGGAGACGTGGGATGCCGGGGACGAGCAGGGGCGGGTGCTGCGCTGGGTGTGCGAGGCGGGCGGGTGGCGCATCGAGGGGGAACTGGATTGAAGGCGCGCGTCCAGCGGGGGAGGAAGGCGGGCTACGTCGAACTGCATGCCCGGAGCGCGTTCAGTTTCTTGCGGGCGGGTTCCCTGCCGGAAACGCTGGCTGAACGGGCCGCCGAACTGGAGCTGCCGGCGTTGGGGATGTGCGACCGGCTCGGATTGTACGGGGCGCCGCGGCTCTCCGGGGCGGCCCGTGCGGCCGGGGTGCGTGCGATTCACGGGGCGGAGTTGACGTTGGAGGACGGGTCGGTGCTGCCGGTGCTGGTGGAGGATCGGACGGGGTATCGCAATCTGAGTGCGCTGCTCACGCGGGCGCATCTGCGTGCGGCCAAGGGCGGGGCGCGGGTGCGCTGGGACGAACTGGCGGAGGCGGGGCCGGGATTGGTGGCGTTGACCGGGGATGCCGAGGGGCCGCTGGCGCGGGCCTGGCTGGGGCGGGTGCCCGGGGGTCCGGAGAGGGTGCTGGATCGGCTGGTCCAGGCGTTCGGGCGGGACGGTGTTTTTGTCGAGTTGCAGCGGCACCGGCGGCGGGGCGAGGAGCGGTGGATCGGGGCGGCGGTGGGGATGGCCGGGGCGGCGGGACTGCCGTTGCTGGCCACCAACGGGGTGTTGTATGCGACGCCCGAGGGACGGCGGGTGGTGGATGTGTTCACGTGCCTGCGGGGGCACACCACGCTCGACCTGGCGGGCCGGACGCTCGAGGTCAATGGCGAGCGGCATCTCAAGACGGCGTCCGAGATGGCGGCCTTGTTCGCCGATCTGCCCGGGGCCGTGGACGCCTCGGTCCGGTTGGCGGAACGCCTCCGGTTCGGTCTCGACGATCTGGGCTACGCCTTCCCGACGTTTCCGGTGGGACCGGGTGAGACGATGGAAGGGGTGTTGCGGGAGTGGACGTGGCAGGGGGCGCGCGAGCGGTATCCCGGGGGTGTTCCCGGGCGGGTGCGTCCGTTGCTGGAGAAGGAACTGGCCCTGATCGGGAAACTGGGCTTTGCGGGGTATTTTCTCATCGTCGCGGACCTGATCCGCTTCTGCCGGCGGGAAGGCATTCTGGTGCAGGGACGCGGCAGTGCGGCCAACAGCGCGGTCTGCTTCTGCCTGGGCATCACCGCGGTGGACCCGGTGAAGTTCGAGGTGCTGTTCGAGCGTTTCCTGAGCGAAGGCCGCCGGGGCTGGCCGGACATCGATCTCGATCTGCCGAGCGGAGAGCGGCGGGAACGGGTGATCCAGGAGGTGTACCGCCGGTATGGGCCGCACGGCGCCGCCATGACGGCCACGGTGATCCGCTATCGTGGACGCAGTTCGGCCCGCGAACTGGGTAAGGTGCTGGGATTCCCCGTGGACATGCTGGATCGGTTCTCGGCGCTGTTTGCCCACGGCGACTTCCCGCACAGCCTCGACCTCGAAGCCCAGATGGAACGGGCCGGTCTGGCGCGATCCCATCCACGGGCGCCGGTGTTCGCCGCGCTTTACCGGCAGATGACGCGGCTGCCGCGGCATCTGGGTCAGCACTCCGGCGGGATGATCCTCTGCCAGGGGGATCTGCACCGGGTGGTGCCGCTGGAAAACGCCGCCATGCCCGGGCGCGTGGTCTGTCAGTGGGACAAGGACGACTGCGAGGATCTGGGGATCATCAAGGTGGACCTGCTTGGGCTCGGCATGATGTCGGTGTTGCAGGACGCCGTGCAACTGACCCGCGACCGGGGCAGCCCGGTGGAGCTGGCCGGTCTGCCCAAGGACGACCCGGCCACCTTCGAACTGCTGCGGCGCGCCGATACGGTGGGTGTTTTTCAGGTGGAAAGCCGGGCGCAGATGGCGACGTTGCCGCGCCTGAAGCCGCGCTGCTTTTATGATCTGGTCATCGAGGTGGCCATCATCCGGCCCGGCCCCATCCAGGGCGACCTGGCGCACCCCTACCTGCGACGTCGCGAGGGGGCCGAACCGGTTCGGTACTGGGACCCGCGGGTTCGTCCGGTGCTGGAGCGGACCCTTGGGGTGCCGCTGTTTCAGGAACAGATGCTGCAGATCGCGATGGTTCTGGCGCACTTCACCGGGGACGAGGCGGAGGAGTTGCGCAAGGCGCTCAGTTTTCATCGCAGCGACGAGCGGATGCGCCGGTCGCAATCGCGGCTTGAGGAGGCGATGCGCCGGTCCGGGCTGGCTCCCGGGGTGGCGGGCGAGATTGCCCGGGCGGTGGGGTCGTTTGCGCTCTACGGATTTCCGGAATCGCACGCCATCAGTTTCGCCCACCTCGCCTACGCCAGCGCCTACCTCAAGGCCCACCGGCCGGGCGAGTTCTATTGTGCCTTGCTCAACAACCAGCCGATGGGCTTCTACACCCCCGCCACGCTGGTCAAGGACGCAGCCCGCCACGGCCTGCGGGTGCGCCCGGCTTGTGTGGGCACGTCCCGGTGGGAATGCACCCTTGAATCGGATCGGGTGCTGCGCCTCGGACTCCTCCAGGTGCGCGGACTCTCCCGAATCCGTACCCTGGAGATGCTCGCCGATAGGGACCGGCGCCCCTTCGCGTCCCTTGCCGATTTCAAGCGGCGCACGCGGTTCAGTACGGCTGAACACCGAATCCTCGCCGAGGTGGGTGCGTTGAATGTCTTCGCACCGCACCGGCGGGCCGCCTTATGGGAGGCCGAGCGGCTCGAACGGCCGGATGACCTGTTCGAGCGCTGGGCGAGTGCCGGCGTGGATGCGATGCGGGACGAAGATCCCGGCCCGCTTCGGCCCATGAATCTGCTGGAACGGACTGGGGCGGATTACAGCGGACTTGGGCTGACCACGGGCCCGCATCCGATGGCACTGGTGCGGGCGCGGTTGCCCGAGGTCTGGACCGCCGCCGAATTGGGGCAGGCCCGCTTCGGGCAACGGATACAGGTGGCGGGCCAGGTGATCTGCCGTCAGCGCCCGGGAACGGCCAAGGGGATCTGCTTTGTGAGCCTCGAAGACGAGACGGGCATTGCCAATGTGATCGTGTCGCCGGGACTCTTCGAAGCGTGTCGTCTGACGCTCACGACCGAGCCTTTTCTGTGTGTGGAAGGGGTGGCGCAACCGCGTCATGGAACGGTCCATTTGCGGGCGGAGCGGGTGAAGTGGCTGAATCTTGGGGAAGTGGCGCCGGGCGCCTCGCATGATTTCCGCTGA